The proteins below are encoded in one region of Caulobacter henricii:
- the dapD gene encoding 2,3,4,5-tetrahydropyridine-2,6-dicarboxylate N-succinyltransferase — protein sequence MTTVSPPAISLADLQTEIEAAWEARDGISTATTGPVRTAVEESLLLLDSGKARVSEKIDGEWTTHQWLKKAVLLSFRLNPNSVMRAGTLGDGVGPWWDKVPNKFDGWNAPNFEAAGFRAVPGAIVRRGAFIGRNVILMPSFVNIGGYVDDGTMVDTWVTVGSCAQIGKNVHLSGGVGIGGVLEPLQANPTIIEDNCFIGARSEVVEGVIVGEGSVLSMGVFISASTKIVDRKTGQVHIGKVPPYSVVVPGNLPDPHGGPGLYCAVIVKTVDAQTRSKTSINELLRD from the coding sequence ATGACCACCGTCAGCCCCCCCGCCATTTCTTTGGCTGATCTGCAGACCGAGATCGAAGCCGCCTGGGAGGCCCGCGACGGCATCTCCACCGCCACGACCGGCCCGGTCCGGACGGCGGTCGAGGAATCCCTGCTGCTGCTCGACAGCGGCAAGGCCCGGGTCTCGGAGAAGATCGACGGCGAATGGACCACCCACCAGTGGCTGAAGAAGGCCGTGCTGCTGTCCTTCCGCCTCAACCCCAACAGCGTGATGCGGGCCGGTACCCTGGGCGACGGGGTCGGTCCGTGGTGGGACAAGGTGCCCAACAAGTTTGACGGCTGGAACGCCCCCAATTTCGAGGCCGCCGGCTTCCGGGCCGTGCCCGGGGCCATTGTCCGCCGCGGGGCCTTCATCGGCCGGAACGTCATCCTGATGCCCTCGTTCGTCAATATCGGCGGCTATGTAGATGACGGCACCATGGTCGACACCTGGGTCACGGTCGGCTCCTGCGCCCAGATCGGCAAGAACGTCCACCTGTCGGGCGGCGTCGGCATCGGCGGCGTGCTGGAGCCCCTGCAGGCCAACCCGACCATCATCGAGGACAACTGCTTCATCGGCGCCCGCTCCGAAGTCGTCGAGGGCGTGATCGTCGGCGAGGGCTCGGTCCTGTCGATGGGCGTGTTCATCAGCGCCTCGACCAAGATCGTCGACCGCAAGACCGGCCAGGTCCACATCGGCAAGGTGCCGCCCTACAGCGTCGTGGTCCCCGGCAACCTGCCCGACCCCCATGGCGGCCCGGGCCTCTACTGCGCCGTCATCGTCAAGACGGTGGACGCCCAGACGCGGTCGAAGACCTCCATCAACGAGCTGCTGCGGGACTAG
- a CDS encoding sulfate ABC transporter substrate-binding protein, whose product MTRSFNKPTRRGLLGAASAGAAAVAAPALMSGQAQAQGVKGLTLLNVSYDPTRELYKDLNAAYIKYWKDKVGQTLTINQSHGGSGKQARSVIDGLQADVVTLALAYDIDEIAAKAKLLPANWQSRLPNNSTPYTSTIVFLVRKGNPWKIRDWGDLIKPGIDVITPNPKTSGGARWNYLAAWAWALKQPGGNPARAQAFVTELFKHVPILDTGARGATTTFTQRGIGDVLLSWENEAYLAQEELPGKFDIVYPSLSILAEPPVAIVDKNVDRRKSRLAAEGYLNFLYSPLAQDLIGKNHYRPRNAAAAAKYAGKFKAIPLVTIDDTFGGWKKAQATHFADGGVFDKIYQPK is encoded by the coding sequence ATGACCCGTAGTTTCAACAAACCCACGCGTCGGGGCCTCCTCGGCGCCGCTTCGGCCGGGGCAGCGGCTGTCGCTGCTCCGGCCCTGATGTCGGGCCAGGCCCAGGCGCAAGGCGTCAAGGGTCTGACCCTGCTGAATGTCAGCTATGACCCGACCCGCGAGCTCTACAAGGACCTCAACGCGGCCTACATCAAGTACTGGAAGGACAAGGTCGGCCAGACCCTGACCATCAACCAGAGCCATGGGGGGTCGGGCAAACAGGCCCGCTCGGTGATCGACGGTCTGCAGGCCGACGTCGTCACCCTGGCCCTGGCCTATGACATCGACGAAATCGCCGCCAAGGCCAAGTTGCTGCCGGCCAACTGGCAGTCGCGCCTGCCCAACAACTCGACGCCCTATACCTCGACCATCGTGTTCCTGGTCCGCAAGGGCAACCCCTGGAAGATCAGGGACTGGGGCGACCTGATCAAGCCGGGCATCGACGTCATCACGCCCAACCCCAAGACCTCGGGCGGAGCGCGCTGGAACTATCTGGCGGCCTGGGCCTGGGCCCTGAAGCAGCCCGGCGGCAATCCGGCCAGGGCCCAGGCCTTTGTCACGGAGCTGTTCAAGCACGTGCCGATCCTCGACACCGGGGCGCGCGGCGCGACCACCACCTTCACCCAGCGCGGCATCGGTGACGTCCTGCTGTCCTGGGAAAACGAGGCCTATCTCGCCCAGGAAGAACTGCCGGGGAAGTTCGACATCGTCTATCCGTCGCTGTCGATCCTGGCCGAGCCTCCCGTGGCGATCGTCGACAAGAATGTTGACCGCCGCAAGTCCCGCCTGGCCGCCGAGGGCTATCTGAACTTCCTCTACAGCCCCCTGGCCCAGGACCTGATCGGCAAGAACCACTACCGGCCGCGCAATGCCGCCGCGGCAGCCAAATATGCCGGCAAGTTCAAGGCCATCCCGCTGGTCACAATCGACGACACCTTCGGCGGCTGGAAAAAGGCCCAGGCCACGCACTTCGCCGACGGCGGTGTCTTCGACAAGATCTACCAGCCGAAATAG
- a CDS encoding pyrimidine 5'-nucleotidase, whose protein sequence is MSDAPPADLTHVETWLFDLDNTLYPAECEYMALIEGKMTDFMERATGLPRDEARAIQKKYYHEHGTTLAGLMAHHGIAPKAFLDEVHDVSMDRLVPDPVLRSAIDTLPGRRLIFTNGSLGHAERVLGHLGLDHLFEDVFAIETADYLPKPAMATFEKIVSRHDLSAPATAFFEDSEKNLAPAAVLGMTTVLVGAHAAASTADFVHHRTHDLAGFLTSARLKDLMP, encoded by the coding sequence ATGAGCGACGCCCCGCCTGCGGACCTGACCCACGTCGAGACCTGGCTCTTCGACCTCGACAACACCCTGTATCCCGCCGAGTGCGAGTACATGGCGCTGATCGAGGGCAAGATGACCGACTTCATGGAGCGGGCCACCGGCCTGCCCCGCGACGAGGCCCGGGCGATCCAGAAGAAGTACTATCACGAGCACGGCACCACCCTGGCCGGGCTGATGGCCCATCACGGCATCGCGCCCAAGGCCTTCCTCGACGAAGTGCATGACGTCTCGATGGACCGGCTGGTCCCAGACCCCGTCCTGCGCTCGGCGATCGACACCCTGCCCGGCCGGCGACTGATCTTCACCAACGGCTCTCTGGGCCATGCCGAGCGGGTCCTGGGCCATCTGGGCCTGGACCATCTGTTCGAAGACGTTTTCGCCATCGAAACGGCCGACTACCTGCCCAAGCCGGCCATGGCCACCTTCGAGAAGATCGTCTCGCGCCATGACCTGTCCGCCCCGGCCACCGCCTTTTTCGAGGACAGCGAGAAGAACCTGGCCCCCGCCGCGGTGCTGGGCATGACCACCGTCCTGGTCGGGGCCCATGCGGCCGCCTCGACCGCCGATTTCGTCCACCACCGCACGCACGACCTCGCCGGGTTCCTGACCTCGGCGCGCCTGAAGGATCTCATGCCATGA
- a CDS encoding autotransporter outer membrane beta-barrel domain-containing protein — protein sequence MQRKVLVATVAAAPLLALAFGAYAETSVTTARTTPIATSTANNGAADDVKVTADGSIKPTTAGALISLDSNHKVTSLGTLATVGVNDSTGILVLGGRTGSVSNGAAITLNEDYTPTDTDSDGDTDGAFATGSNRFGIRLTGAGAFTGNIVNETAGAITIEGNNSAGVSLESALIGNFTNNGTVTLLGDNSAGIKIAAPVTGKVTVNGGVSVIGKNTVGVAVDGDVSGAFVVQGGVTATGYRFTTRPSLAADRAKLDADDVLQGGSALRVTANVAGGLLLDIPPKDTDPNKTDDDGDGVVDTSEGSAALTAFGAAPALLIGSDTRTVTLGAVGTGDNAYGLVARGAISTSGVFDGISATAIQVGGNAGQATTLAGGVKLSSTVAASAYEANATGLLFKSGARAPTLWNQGSMSVFTVSEGVFDARAVAIDAGAAVTTFRNDGAITATVGGEKGSAYGVIDYSGLLTSIQNNGKISTSVVATDDAADTDDSDLLPGNEVVTGKAVAIDVSRNTTGVTLIQAGLSDGDDLSDGVADPDADGDGVDDADEPAILGAVRFGSGADTFRVLNGSVIGDIAFGAGADTFVIDNNSLVLGALTDSDGLLSITVGKGSLGISNAATINATSLTVSSTSKILFTADPTAGTNTRLQVSGAATIASGAELGIRLTGLVKQPTSYTVISAGSLTVGSIGQALLADSPYLYVASSRSDAKNVYIDVRRRSAAEIGMTRSQAGAYDAVFSALGSSSELSTVFLAQNGKDGFLGVYDQMLPDQGEGLFASLQSANQMISAATAVRPDPGERYGPDSLWIQEINSLVRRDASDTPGSDNQAFGFVAGYEAMGDAGGALGLTLAYVNVEEHDIAAKIGEQTTASFVQGGAYWRRSVGGWRLNAGGGGGFGWFTGDRRFIAPDANADGTADLLLANTADWTGATLNAFAGGAYEHKIGRYFVRPEGRVDYVWLREGERKETGGGSGFDLTVEERTSSNLSGEFGIAFGADFGQDVWWRPEVRVGYRQTLAGETGDTVARFKNGNPFTLAALDDKQGALTLGFALKAGTPMSYLALEGGAEATKKQKRYNLRLSGRAMF from the coding sequence ATGCAGCGCAAGGTCCTGGTCGCGACAGTCGCAGCCGCTCCTCTCCTGGCTTTGGCGTTTGGCGCTTACGCTGAAACCTCGGTCACCACGGCCCGTACGACGCCGATCGCGACGTCGACCGCCAATAATGGCGCAGCCGACGACGTGAAGGTCACCGCCGACGGGTCGATCAAGCCGACCACCGCCGGTGCGCTGATCTCCCTCGACAGCAACCACAAGGTCACCAGCCTGGGGACCCTGGCCACGGTCGGGGTCAATGATTCGACCGGCATCCTGGTGCTGGGCGGCAGGACCGGATCGGTGAGCAACGGCGCGGCGATCACCCTCAACGAAGACTACACGCCGACCGACACCGATTCCGACGGCGATACCGACGGGGCCTTCGCCACCGGCTCCAACCGCTTCGGCATCCGCCTGACCGGCGCCGGGGCCTTTACCGGCAACATCGTCAATGAGACCGCCGGGGCCATCACGATCGAGGGCAACAACTCGGCCGGCGTCTCGCTCGAAAGCGCCCTGATCGGCAATTTCACCAATAATGGCACGGTGACCCTGCTCGGCGACAACAGCGCCGGCATCAAGATCGCGGCTCCTGTGACCGGCAAGGTGACCGTCAATGGCGGCGTCTCGGTCATCGGCAAGAACACGGTCGGCGTCGCCGTCGACGGCGATGTCAGCGGCGCCTTCGTCGTCCAGGGCGGCGTCACGGCGACCGGATACCGCTTCACCACCCGTCCATCCCTGGCCGCCGATCGCGCCAAGCTGGACGCCGACGACGTGCTGCAGGGCGGCTCGGCCCTGCGCGTCACGGCCAATGTGGCCGGCGGCCTCCTGCTCGACATTCCGCCGAAAGACACCGACCCCAACAAGACCGACGACGACGGTGACGGTGTGGTCGACACCAGCGAAGGCTCCGCCGCGCTGACCGCCTTCGGCGCGGCCCCGGCCCTGCTGATCGGCTCCGACACCCGCACCGTGACGCTCGGCGCAGTCGGAACGGGTGACAATGCCTATGGCCTCGTCGCACGCGGCGCGATCAGCACCAGCGGCGTCTTTGACGGCATCTCGGCCACGGCGATCCAGGTCGGCGGCAATGCCGGCCAGGCCACGACCCTGGCGGGCGGCGTCAAGCTGTCCTCTACCGTCGCCGCCAGCGCCTATGAGGCCAATGCCACCGGTCTGCTGTTCAAGTCGGGAGCCCGCGCGCCGACCCTGTGGAACCAGGGCTCGATGTCGGTGTTCACCGTCTCGGAAGGCGTCTTTGACGCCCGCGCCGTGGCTATCGACGCCGGTGCCGCCGTGACCACCTTCCGCAATGACGGCGCGATCACCGCGACGGTCGGCGGCGAAAAGGGCAGCGCCTACGGCGTCATCGACTATTCGGGCCTGCTGACCAGTATCCAGAACAACGGCAAGATCTCGACCTCGGTGGTCGCCACTGATGACGCTGCTGATACCGATGACTCCGACCTTCTGCCGGGCAACGAGGTCGTCACCGGCAAGGCCGTGGCCATCGATGTCAGCCGCAACACCACCGGCGTCACCCTGATCCAGGCCGGCCTGAGCGATGGTGACGACCTCTCAGACGGTGTTGCCGACCCCGATGCGGACGGCGACGGCGTCGACGATGCCGACGAGCCGGCCATCCTGGGCGCGGTCCGGTTCGGCTCGGGCGCGGACACCTTCCGGGTGCTGAACGGCTCGGTGATCGGCGACATCGCCTTCGGCGCAGGTGCCGACACCTTCGTGATCGACAATAACTCGCTGGTCCTGGGGGCCCTGACCGACAGCGACGGCCTGCTGTCGATCACGGTCGGCAAGGGCAGCCTCGGCATTTCGAACGCCGCCACCATCAATGCCACCAGCCTGACGGTCAGCTCGACCAGCAAGATCCTGTTCACCGCCGATCCGACGGCCGGGACCAATACCCGTCTGCAGGTATCCGGCGCGGCGACCATCGCCAGCGGCGCCGAGCTCGGCATCCGTCTGACCGGCCTGGTCAAGCAGCCGACCTCCTATACGGTGATCTCGGCCGGCAGCCTGACGGTCGGCTCGATCGGCCAGGCCCTGCTGGCCGATTCGCCCTATCTCTACGTCGCCTCCAGCCGCTCCGACGCCAAGAACGTCTATATCGACGTGCGCCGCCGCTCGGCCGCCGAGATCGGCATGACCCGCTCACAGGCCGGGGCCTATGACGCGGTATTCAGCGCCCTGGGCAGCAGCTCCGAACTCTCGACCGTCTTCCTCGCCCAGAATGGCAAGGACGGGTTCCTGGGCGTCTATGACCAGATGCTGCCCGACCAGGGCGAAGGCCTGTTCGCCTCGCTGCAGTCGGCCAACCAGATGATCTCGGCCGCCACGGCCGTCCGTCCCGATCCGGGCGAGCGCTATGGCCCCGACAGCCTTTGGATCCAGGAGATCAACTCGCTGGTCCGTCGCGATGCCAGCGACACGCCGGGCTCGGACAACCAGGCCTTCGGCTTCGTCGCCGGCTATGAGGCCATGGGCGACGCGGGCGGTGCCCTGGGCCTGACCCTGGCCTATGTGAACGTCGAGGAACACGACATCGCCGCCAAGATCGGCGAGCAGACCACGGCCTCCTTCGTGCAGGGCGGGGCCTATTGGCGTCGTTCGGTCGGCGGCTGGCGTCTGAATGCCGGCGGCGGCGGCGGCTTTGGCTGGTTCACCGGCGATCGGCGCTTCATCGCCCCCGACGCCAATGCCGACGGTACGGCCGACCTCCTCCTGGCCAATACGGCGGACTGGACGGGCGCCACGCTCAATGCCTTCGCCGGCGGGGCCTATGAACACAAGATCGGCCGCTATTTCGTCCGGCCCGAGGGCCGCGTGGACTATGTCTGGCTGCGTGAAGGCGAGCGCAAGGAAACCGGCGGTGGCTCGGGCTTTGACCTGACCGTCGAGGAGCGCACCTCCAGCAACCTGTCCGGCGAGTTCGGCATCGCCTTCGGTGCCGACTTCGGCCAGGACGTCTGGTGGCGGCCTGAAGTGCGGGTCGGCTATCGTCAGACCCTGGCCGGCGAAACGGGCGACACGGTGGCCCGCTTCAAGAACGGCAACCCCTTCACCCTGGCAGCCCTCGACGACAAGCAGGGGGCCCTGACGCTCGGCTTCGCGCTGAAGGCCGGCACGCCGATGTCCTACCTCGCCCTTGAGGGCGGGGCCGAAGCGACCAAGAAGCAGAAGCGCTACAATCTGCGCCTGTCCGGACGGGCGATGTTCTAA
- a CDS encoding VIT1/CCC1 transporter family protein: MSLHRERHLIERVGWLRAAVLGANDGIVSTASLIVGVAAASQGRGEILVVGVAGLVAGAMSMAAGEYVSVSSQSDTERADLARERAELDTQPAFELDELAGLYVARGVEPDVARLVAGQLMAKDALGAHAREELGISEITTARPIQAALTSAATFATGAALPLVTAIIVPASAIVVAVSVASLLFLALLGGIGARAGGAPIVKAVVRVTFWGAIAMALTAGVGAVFGVSA; this comes from the coding sequence ATGAGCCTTCATCGCGAACGCCATCTGATCGAACGGGTCGGCTGGCTGCGCGCCGCCGTGCTGGGGGCCAATGACGGGATCGTCTCGACCGCCAGCCTCATCGTCGGCGTCGCTGCCGCGTCCCAGGGGCGGGGCGAGATTCTCGTCGTCGGGGTGGCGGGTCTGGTGGCCGGGGCCATGTCGATGGCCGCCGGGGAATATGTTTCGGTCAGTTCCCAGTCCGACACCGAACGGGCGGATCTGGCGCGGGAAAGGGCCGAGCTGGACACCCAGCCGGCCTTCGAACTCGACGAACTGGCCGGCCTCTATGTGGCGCGCGGGGTCGAACCTGACGTCGCCCGCCTGGTCGCCGGCCAGCTGATGGCCAAGGACGCCCTGGGGGCCCATGCCCGCGAGGAGCTGGGCATTTCCGAGATCACCACGGCCCGGCCGATCCAGGCGGCCCTGACCTCGGCGGCGACCTTCGCCACGGGGGCGGCCCTGCCCCTGGTCACGGCGATCATTGTGCCGGCCAGCGCCATCGTCGTGGCGGTGTCTGTGGCCTCGCTGCTGTTCCTGGCCCTGCTGGGCGGTATCGGCGCGCGGGCGGGCGGTGCCCCCATCGTCAAGGCCGTGGTCCGGGTGACCTTCTGGGGCGCGATCGCCATGGCCCTGACCGCTGGGGTCGGGGCGGTGTTCGGGGTCTCGGCCTGA
- a CDS encoding histidine kinase dimerization/phosphoacceptor domain -containing protein: protein MTDESEPWRASAASKSARVAMIVTDADQPDNPIIYANDAFLKLTGYAREEVIGRNCRFLQGSDSDRAEVAKISHALQTGEDVTAEILNYRKDGSSFWNALQINPVRNDKGVITCFIASQVDVSDTHRDEPPVADGRNDLERVVAERTRELTQALEQKTALLHEVDHRVKNNLQLISSLLLLQNRRVTDPAVKHALRGMLERVGAIATVHRRLFQSDDIERFDVSAFIRDLVADLMGTAGRNDIAFELDLERVEVPAAKAAPLALVANELLSNALRHAFPVGQAGRILIGIRRMDDTLRIEIADDGVGSGAATQSSGFGLTIVQLLCQQLKAKAETTDASPGTRVVITLPVNGAPH from the coding sequence ATGACGGACGAATCAGAACCGTGGCGCGCCTCTGCCGCCAGCAAGTCGGCGCGCGTGGCCATGATCGTCACTGACGCTGACCAGCCCGACAATCCGATCATCTACGCCAATGACGCCTTCCTTAAGCTCACCGGCTATGCCCGTGAGGAGGTGATCGGTCGCAACTGCCGATTCCTGCAGGGCTCCGACTCCGATCGCGCCGAAGTGGCCAAGATCAGTCACGCCCTCCAGACAGGGGAGGACGTCACCGCCGAGATCCTCAACTATCGCAAGGATGGCTCATCCTTCTGGAACGCCCTCCAGATCAATCCGGTCCGCAACGACAAGGGTGTCATCACCTGCTTCATCGCCTCACAGGTGGACGTCAGCGACACGCACCGCGACGAGCCGCCGGTCGCCGATGGCCGCAATGACCTGGAAAGGGTGGTCGCTGAACGCACGCGCGAGCTGACCCAGGCCCTGGAACAGAAGACGGCCCTGCTCCATGAGGTGGACCATAGGGTCAAGAACAACCTGCAGCTCATCTCCTCCCTGCTGCTGCTGCAAAACCGCCGGGTGACCGACCCGGCCGTCAAGCATGCCCTGCGCGGGATGCTCGAGCGGGTCGGCGCGATCGCCACAGTCCATCGCCGCCTGTTCCAGAGTGACGATATCGAACGCTTCGATGTTTCCGCCTTTATCCGCGACCTGGTGGCCGACCTGATGGGCACTGCGGGCCGCAACGACATCGCCTTCGAACTGGATCTGGAACGGGTGGAGGTCCCCGCCGCCAAGGCCGCCCCCCTGGCCCTGGTGGCCAACGAACTGCTGTCCAATGCCCTGAGGCACGCCTTTCCCGTGGGCCAGGCCGGTCGTATCTTGATTGGAATCCGGCGGATGGACGACACCCTGCGGATCGAAATCGCCGATGATGGTGTGGGTTCCGGGGCCGCGACGCAGTCCTCGGGCTTTGGGCTGACCATTGTTCAACTGCTGTGCCAGCAGCTGAAGGCCAAGGCCGAAACCACCGACGCCTCGCCGGGAACGCGGGTGGTCATCACCCTGCCGGTGAACGGCGCGCCACACTAG
- a CDS encoding OprO/OprP family phosphate-selective porin, translating to MTTQKTTLRTALIAGVSALTMAGAANAQTPQDAEARIAALEAQLAALSGQIADLKAATAANVKDVRAAQSATTISLANARPTITTGDGAFTASFRGIFQADAAIYDQRDAGPLATDFRRGSFGDATENDRARDLGDGANIRRARFGIEGKAFGAFDYNMIYDFGGSGTEEAGKISSAWVQYSGYPVKIRAGIYAPVTSLEDAANNTGSLFVERASVAETVRGLAGGDGRAAIGLLANGERWNASAALTGNTVTTQTFDEQVGFVGRVAYVPFKGLDWLVHVGANANLILDPAASGPDVASAGGAVTNVRLRDRPELRVDGTRLIDTGNIDADGINVLGLEFGAQHKNLYVQAEYFNIDVERRNSALPDPEFDGWYVQGGWTITGEPRRYNIATAGFDAPRAAKPFDPKKGQWGALELGLRYSNLDLNYRSGGPGNPALPGAIRGGEQNIVSIGLNWYLNNIVTVSGTYRNVEVRRLSQGGTAFVAGSTPAAGTQVGQDLDIWSLRTQYAF from the coding sequence ATGACGACCCAGAAGACCACCTTGCGGACAGCCTTGATCGCTGGCGTTTCGGCCCTGACCATGGCCGGCGCCGCCAATGCCCAGACCCCCCAGGACGCCGAGGCCCGCATCGCCGCGCTGGAAGCCCAGCTCGCCGCCCTGTCCGGCCAGATCGCGGACCTGAAGGCCGCCACGGCCGCCAACGTCAAGGATGTCCGCGCCGCCCAGTCGGCCACCACGATCAGCCTGGCCAATGCCCGCCCGACCATCACCACCGGCGACGGAGCCTTCACGGCCTCGTTCCGCGGCATCTTCCAGGCCGATGCGGCAATCTATGATCAGCGCGACGCCGGCCCCCTGGCCACCGACTTCCGCCGCGGTTCGTTCGGCGACGCCACCGAAAATGACCGGGCCCGCGACCTGGGCGACGGTGCCAACATCCGCCGCGCCCGCTTCGGCATCGAGGGCAAGGCCTTCGGCGCCTTCGACTACAACATGATCTATGACTTCGGCGGTTCGGGCACGGAAGAAGCCGGCAAGATCTCGTCGGCCTGGGTGCAGTACAGCGGCTATCCGGTGAAGATCCGGGCCGGCATCTATGCGCCGGTCACCAGCCTGGAAGACGCCGCCAACAACACCGGCTCGCTGTTCGTCGAGCGCGCCTCGGTCGCCGAGACCGTGCGCGGCCTGGCCGGCGGCGACGGTCGCGCTGCGATCGGCCTGCTGGCCAATGGCGAGCGCTGGAACGCTTCGGCCGCCCTGACCGGCAATACGGTCACGACCCAGACCTTTGACGAGCAGGTCGGCTTCGTGGGCCGGGTGGCCTATGTGCCCTTCAAGGGCCTGGACTGGCTGGTGCATGTCGGTGCCAATGCCAATCTGATCCTCGACCCGGCCGCATCCGGTCCTGACGTGGCCTCGGCCGGCGGCGCCGTGACCAATGTTCGTCTGCGCGATCGCCCGGAACTGCGCGTCGATGGCACGCGTCTGATCGATACCGGCAATATCGACGCCGACGGCATCAATGTCCTGGGTCTCGAGTTCGGTGCCCAGCACAAGAACCTCTATGTCCAGGCCGAGTACTTCAACATCGACGTCGAGCGCCGCAACAGCGCCCTGCCCGATCCGGAGTTCGATGGCTGGTACGTCCAGGGTGGCTGGACCATCACGGGCGAGCCACGCCGCTACAACATCGCCACCGCCGGCTTCGATGCGCCGCGCGCGGCCAAGCCGTTTGATCCCAAGAAGGGTCAGTGGGGCGCGCTGGAACTGGGCCTCCGGTATTCGAACCTCGACCTGAACTATCGTTCGGGCGGCCCCGGCAATCCTGCCCTGCCCGGCGCGATCCGTGGCGGTGAGCAGAATATCGTCTCGATCGGCCTGAACTGGTACCTCAACAACATCGTTACCGTCTCTGGCACGTACCGCAATGTCGAGGTCCGTCGCCTGTCACAGGGCGGTACCGCCTTTGTGGCAGGCTCGACCCCGGCCGCCGGCACACAGGTCGGGCAGGACCTCGATATCTGGTCACTGCGAACCCAATACGCATTCTAA
- a CDS encoding DUF805 domain-containing protein has protein sequence MDKLKAAFDFRGRASRLEFWRYQLLQALGGGLILCLTVPATVIGGWLGAIPFLLLLPLIVACVCVAIRRLHDRNRRAWWLLLFLFGPFALAGLGGTLAASEETFLIALLVSLAGMGLAIWGWVEMGFLRGAKGATHFGPEPSRLG, from the coding sequence ATGGACAAACTGAAGGCCGCATTTGATTTCCGGGGGCGGGCCTCCCGGCTTGAGTTCTGGCGCTACCAGCTGCTCCAGGCGCTGGGTGGTGGACTGATACTCTGCCTGACGGTGCCCGCGACGGTGATCGGAGGGTGGCTCGGTGCCATTCCCTTCCTGTTGCTGCTACCGCTCATCGTCGCTTGTGTCTGTGTTGCGATCCGTCGTCTGCACGATCGTAACCGTCGAGCGTGGTGGCTGCTGCTCTTCCTGTTTGGCCCCTTTGCCCTTGCGGGATTAGGGGGAACCCTGGCCGCGTCCGAAGAGACATTTCTCATCGCGTTACTGGTGAGCCTGGCCGGGATGGGCCTTGCGATCTGGGGCTGGGTCGAGATGGGCTTCCTACGCGGCGCAAAGGGCGCCACGCACTTTGGACCCGAGCCCTCCAGGCTAGGCTGA
- the argB gene encoding acetylglutamate kinase: MTDAAEEAGWATAKTLAEALPYIQIYDRETVVIKYGGHAMGQEEVAKVFAADAVLLKLLGVHPVVVHGGGPQISRMLERAGVKSTFVDGLRVTDEATMEVAEMVLSGAINKEIANWITLAGAEADVRGVGLSGKDARMITAEKVTRTKRDPDSNIEQVVDLGFVGEPTKVDPHIIQALLSSETDYIPVIAPIGVSEAGQTFNINADTVAGALAGALKAKRMLMLTDIAGVLDGEGQLIRQMTVAEARELIATGVASGGMIPKLENAIHAVESGVEAVVILDGRRPHAMLVELFSEHGAGTLISR; this comes from the coding sequence TTGACCGACGCCGCCGAGGAAGCGGGCTGGGCCACAGCCAAGACCCTGGCCGAGGCCCTGCCCTATATCCAGATCTATGACCGCGAGACGGTGGTGATCAAATACGGCGGCCACGCCATGGGTCAGGAAGAGGTGGCCAAGGTGTTCGCCGCCGACGCCGTGCTGCTCAAGCTGCTGGGTGTCCATCCGGTGGTCGTGCACGGCGGCGGTCCGCAGATCAGCCGCATGCTGGAGCGGGCCGGCGTCAAGTCGACCTTCGTTGACGGCCTGCGGGTCACCGACGAAGCCACCATGGAAGTGGCCGAGATGGTGCTGTCGGGGGCCATCAACAAGGAAATCGCCAACTGGATCACCCTGGCCGGTGCCGAAGCCGATGTCCGGGGCGTGGGCCTGTCGGGCAAGGACGCCCGGATGATCACCGCCGAGAAGGTGACCCGCACCAAGCGCGACCCTGACAGCAATATCGAACAGGTCGTCGATCTGGGCTTTGTCGGCGAGCCGACCAAGGTCGATCCCCACATCATCCAGGCCCTGCTGTCGTCGGAGACCGACTACATCCCGGTGATCGCCCCGATCGGCGTGTCCGAGGCCGGCCAGACCTTCAACATCAATGCCGACACCGTGGCCGGGGCCCTGGCCGGGGCCCTGAAGGCCAAGCGGATGCTGATGCTGACCGACATTGCCGGCGTCCTGGACGGCGAGGGCCAGCTGATCCGTCAGATGACCGTGGCCGAGGCCCGGGAGCTGATCGCCACGGGCGTCGCCAGCGGCGGCATGATCCCCAAGCTGGAAAACGCCATCCACGCCGTGGAATCGGGCGTCGAGGCCGTGGTCATTCTCGACGGCCGTCGCCCCCACGCCATGCTGGTCGAGCTGTTCAGCGAGCACGGCGCCGGTACGCTGATCTCGCGATGA